From the genome of Desulfovibrio aminophilus:
CCACGGCCTTGATCTTCTTGGAGCCCATGACCGCGCCCAGGCCGCCGCGACCGGCCGAGCGGCTGGGACGGCCGTCGGGGTCGGAGAACTGGATGTTCGAGGCCATGAGGCACTGCTCGCCGGCCGGGCCCACCAGGGCCGTGACGACCTTCTCGCCGAAGCGGGCCTTGAGCACGTCATGGGCGTCGTAGTTGTACTTGCCCACGATGTCGGAGGCGTCCAGGAACTCCACGGAGTCCTTCTTCAGCAGCACGGTGACGAAGGGCGCGTCGGCCTCGGGCTTGTCCTCGAAGACCACGGCCAGCAGGCCCAGCTTGGGCAGCTTGTGGGCGAACTGGCCGCCCACGTTGGACTCCTTGATGCCGCCGGTGAGCGGCGACTTGGCCCCCACCGAGGTGCGGCCGGAATTGGCCGCGCTCGTGCAGGCCAGGATGCCCCCGGCCATGACCAGCTTGTTGGCCGCGGACAGGGGGTGGCAGTCGGCCGGAACCTCCCGGCCCACCAGGCGCGAGGTGAGGGCGCGGCCGCCGAGACCGGCGTAGTCGCCCAGGTCCTCGAAGCGGTATTCCCGCGTGCGGGTGTTGATGCGCAGTATCTTCAACATTATCCTGCTCCTTGGTTGAAGGGGTTGCCTTCCAGGGCCGGGTGACGTACCCGCTTTTGGAGAACATAGGTTCGGAGCATAAAAAGTCAAGAATATTTGATATTTATGTCAACGCTGACATAAGAGGAGCAGCCATGAGCCAGGCCCTGGTTCCGCACATCTCCCTCCGGGTCCGCCCCGGCCTCGTCGCCTTCTTCACCCCCCTGCTCCGCGAGGGGGTGGATGTGGAGGCCCCCGTGGGCGCGAGCCTGCGCGCGGTCATGGAGGACGTCCTGGGCATGGCCCCGGACTATGTCGCCGGGCGCGTGCTCACGGTCTTCCTGGACGGCTCGCCGGTGGACGACATCGAGGCCGTGACCGTGCGCCAGGGCTCGGAGCTGGCCCTGGGCGCGGCCATGCCCGGGCTGGCGGGCATCGCCATGCGCCGGGGCAGCCCGGTGAAGGCCTTCCGCGAGGCCATCGCCGCCAGGCCCAGGGCCGGGGAGGCCGGCGGCGGCAGCGCCGCGATCCTGGTGAAGCTCTTCAACATGGTGGCCGACGAGGCCGGTCCCGAACTCCTGCGCCGGGGCGTGACCCTGCGCTCCGACCGCCTGGAGGGCTTCCTGTCCGAGCGCGGGCCCGAGGTCCGGGAGGGGATCGAGGAAGTCCTGGCCGACGGCCTGCCCGTGTCCCGTTCGGCCCTGACCTACGCCCTCTCCGCCGGGCAGGAGCGCGACGTCCGCCTGACCGTGGAGGAACGCCCGTGAACCCGCTGTTCGATCCGCTGTGCGCCCTGGCCCGCCGGGCCGGGCAGGCCATCATGGAGGTCCGCGCCCGGGGCTTCCACGTGGAGTACAAGGCCGACCACTCCCCGCTCACCGAGGCCGACAAGGCCTCCCAGGCCGTGCTGGCCGAGGGCCTGGCGGCCCTGCTGCCGGACGTGCCGGTGCTCTCCGAGGAGGGCCGGGAGATCCCCCACGCCGAACGCCGCGCCTGGAGCCGGTTCCTGCTCGTGGACCCGCTGGACGGGACCAAGGAGTTCGTCAAGGAGTTGGGGGAATTCTGCGTCTGCGTGGCGCTCATGCGCGACGGCTATCCCGAGCTGGGCGTGGTTCACGCCCCGGCGCCGGACCGGACCTGGTTCGGCGGCGCGGGCCTGGGGGCCTTCCGCCGCGAGGGCGACGGTCCGGCCGTGGCCGTGGTCGTGCGCGAGCCCGATCCCTCCGGGCTGGTGGCCGTGGCCAGCCGCTCGCACAACACCCCGGAACTGGACGCCTATCTGGAAAAACTGCCGGTACGCGAGCGCATCACCGCCGGGTCGGCCATCAAGTTCTGCCTGCTGGCCGAGGGCTCGGCCGACATCTACGCCCGCTTCGGGCCGACCATGGAGTGGGATACGGCCGCCGGGCAAGCCGTGGTCGAGGGCGCGGGCGGGACCATGACCCTGCACGACGGCCGCCGCTTCTTCTACAACAAGGAATCCTTGCTCAATCCCGGATTTCTCGCTCTCGGGCGTCGAACTCCGCCCGCGTCCCGCTGAAGGCGATCCGCCCCTCCTCCAGCACGAGCACGCGGTTCACGGCCCGGGGCATGTCCGCCGGACGATGGGTCACGAGCAGGAAACGCTGTCCGGCCTCGGCCAGGCGCTCCAGCAGGGCCCGGGCCTCGGCGCGGGAGGCGGCGTCCAGGCCGGAAAAGGGCTCGTCCAGGAGGAGCAGGTCCGGCGCGGCCACCAGGGCCCGGGCCAGAAAGACCTTGCGCTGCTGACCGTAGGACAGGCTCCGCAGTCGCCGCCCGGCCAGGGCCGTGAGCCCCAGGAATTCCATGGCCTCCGCGGCCCGCGCCCGCTCGTCCTCGTCCGGCTCCTCCCAGAGCCCGATGCTGCCCCGGAACCCGGACCAGACCACCTCTTCGGCCGCGAGGTCGTAGGCATAGGTCGCCTGGAGCGCCGGGGAGACCAGGGCCATGCGCGCCTGGGCCGCCAGCACCCCCTCCTCCTCGCCCAGGCCGAAGCGCTCCACCGTGCCCGACGGGCCGTTCACCGCCGCCGGACTCTCCAGGGCCAGCACCAGGCGCAGGAGCGTGGACTTGCCCGCGCCGTTGGGGCCCAGCACGGCCCAATTCTCGCCCGCGCGCACCTCCCAGGAGATGTCCGAGAGCACCGGCGCGCCGTCGAGCCAGACCTCGGCGTCGCGGATGCGCAACAGGACCTTCTCCCGGGGCCGCGCGGGGATGAGGCGCCAGCGGCCCGGGTCCGCCGGGGCCGCGTCCGCGCCATACAGCGGCAGGACCTCCGGAGCCGGTCCCGAGGCCAGGACTTCACCGTGGTCCAGAATCAGGGCGTGGGTCAGGCAGTCCGGCAGGTCCTCGGGCCGGTGCGCGGCGCAGAGGAGCATGGTTCGGGCGGCGGCCCGGTCCACGGCTTCCAGGGCCCGGGTCCGGGCGCGGCGGTCCAGGCCGTCCAGGAATTCGTCCAGGATGAGGATGTCCGGCCTCGGGGCCAGGGCCCGAGCCAGAAGCACCCGCCGGGCCTGTCCCTGGGACAGGCCGCGCATGGGCCGCGCGGCCAGGCGTCCGGCCCCCATGAGGGCCAGGGCCTCCTGGGCCGCCGCGCGCATGGCCGGGGTCGGCTCCTCGTAGAGCAGCGGGGTGTCGAAGAAGCCCGCGAGCACGGCGTCCAGGGCCGTGATCCCGGACTCGTCCAGGGTGTAGAAGTCCTGCTGGACCGAGGTGACGAGCCCCACCCGCCGGCGCAGGCCGATGGGCGTGTCCTGTTTCCTGCCGCCCAGGAGGTAGGTCCGGGCGCCCGGATCGTCCGGGGCCAGGTCGCCGCGCACGAGGCGCAGGAAGGTGGTCTTGCCCGCGCCGTTGGCTCCGAGCACGGCCCAGTGCTGGCCCGGGACGGGCCGCCAATGCGCGTCGCGCAGCAGGGCGCGGCCCTCGCGGGTCACGCCCGCGCCGTCCAGGCGGACCAGAAGACGGGATCCGGCGGCTTTTCCCATGCCCAGCGGTATAGCGCCACCCCCCGGCCGCCGCAATCATTGCGGGAACCTCCCGGCTCTGCTACTATTTTTTCCGACCACCAAACAAAGGGGCCGGAAAATGCCCGGATCGCGAGGCCCGACGCACTTTCCCAGCGGGAAATCCTTGTCCGCCGCATGGCGGACAGCGGTCATCCTCTGCCTCTGCCTGCCCGGTCTGGTCCTGGCCGCCGCGCCGGACCTGCCCCGGATCCTGGGCGGAGAGGCCTCCCCCTTCGTGCCCACCCCGGAAATCCCCGGCCTCTTCGTCCTGGCCCTGCTCCTCGGCTTCTTCGGCGGCTCGGTGTCCGCCGCCTCGGGGGCCTGCGGCGGCTTCCTGGCCGTGCCCGCGCTCATGGGCCTTGGCCTGCGCGGCGTGCTCGCCGCAGGCAGCGAACTGCTGGCCCTCGGCCTCTACGGCCTGCTCGGCGGCCTGGACCACCTGCGTTCGGGCAAGCTCCACGGGCGGCTGGCCCTGTTCCTGGGCCTGGGGGCGCTCCCGGGCGCGGCGGCCGGGGCCTTCCTCACCGCGCGGCTCTACCTGGACAATCCCGACCGAAGCGACCTGTTCATGGCCCTGGCCCAGATCCTGACCCTGGGCGCGCTGGCCGCCCTGGCCCTCCGCGACCTGCTGCGCCATCTGCGCGGCGGGGCGGTGAAGAAGGCCCCGCCCGAGGACGAGGAACAGCCCCGGCGGCGCGGCCCCAAGGAGGCCGGGGGCGAGCGCGGCGGCGCGCCGGAAAAGACCCTGGAGGCGGAACCATCCGCCGGGCCGAAGGGCTTCCTGGCCCTGCTTCGGAATCCGGCCGATCCCTCCCAGGGCGCGGTCTCGGCCCTCATCCCCCTGGGCCTGGGCCTCGTCTCCGGCTTTCTCCTGGCCGCCGCCGGGTCGTGCGGCGGGGCCCCGGGCCTGCCCGCCCTGCTGGGCTTCCTGGGCTTCGCCCCGGCCCCGGCCGTGGGCGCGGAGATGATCCAGACCGGCCTGGCCGCCGGACTGGCCACGGCCTTCTACGCCCCGGCCGGGCTGCTCATCTACACCGTGGCCTCGGGCCTGCTCCTGGGCCTGCTCTCCGGCCTGCGCCTGTCCAAGCCGGTGATCCGCTTCATCGACCCCGGGAACCTCAAGGGCTTCGCCCTGGCCGTGGTCCTGGCCGTGCTCTGCAACCGGCTGCTGACCCTGCCCGCGATCCTGCGCCGCGCGGGCCTCGCGGACCTGCCCGTCGGGCTGGACGACCCGCTCCACGCCGCCGCCGGGTTCCTCGTCTTCATGGTGCCCCTGGCCTTCGCCCTCTGGGTCCAGATCACGCTCTTCAGCAACCTCACGGCCCTGCGGCACGGCGCGGGCATCACCGGCTCCCGGGCCCGGCCCCTGCTCCTCTCGGCCCTGTTCACGGTCCTGGCCCTGGCCCTGCTCGCCGGAATGGCGCTGGCTCCGGCCCGAGACGGTGAAAGCCTCCTCGACACCGTGGACGGCCTGCTCCTCTCCCGGCTCAAGGGCCAGGGCCCCCGCACAGGAGACCTGGAGGCCCGGCTCCGGGGCCTGGACGGCCGGTCCCTGCGCCTGGACCTGGCCTTCCCGGACCAGCGCCAAGCCACGGCCGCCGCCGCGATCATCGCCGGATACGGCTTCAACGTCGCGCCCTCCCGCGACCGTGTCCAGGTGCCCTACCTGGACACCAAATACTTCGCCCTCCAGGCACTGGCCGACGCCGAGGCCATCTACCGCCGCGACGGACGGGCCGTGCTCATGAGCCTCGGGCTGCCGGAACGTCCGGCCCTGCGCGACCTTTGGCGGCTCTGCCGGACCCTGGAGGCGGAACTGGCCCGCAAGCGCATGGACGAGTCGGCCGTCCTCTACCGGCGGCTCCTGTCCGAGGCCCTGGAACCGGCCTACAACCTGGAATATGTGCGGCCCCAGACCGGCCCCCTGGGCTGGTCCCTGTTCCTCGTCGGCTGCTGCGCCCTGGCGACCCTGGGGCTGCTCTGGCGCGCCGGGGGCAACCTCCTGCTCACGGGCCTGGGCGTGGCCTTCCTGCGCGACCCCGTGATCCCGATGCCGCCGCCCGAAGAGCCGGGACAGCCCGGGCCCACGGAGAAGACCCCGTCCAAGGCCGAGGCCGCGCCCAAGGCCGAAGCCCCGAAGAAGGCTCCCGCGCCCGAGGCCCAGCCCGAAGCAGCGCCCCCGCCCCAGGCCGGGGAGGCGGCTCCCGGGCCGCGGCCTGAAGCCGCGACGCAATCCACGGCCGAGGCTCCCGCTCCGCCCGCGACCGAGGCTGTTCCTCCGAAGCAGGCCAAGCCCGTTGCCCAGGGCAAGGCCACTTCTCCGCAACAAGCCGCGCCTACCGCCCAGGCCGAGGCCACGCCGCCAAAGCAGGCCAAATCCGATGCGGCCCAGGCCACCGCAGAGCAGAAGGCCGCGCCCAAGGCCAAGCCCGCCCCCCAGACCGAAGCCGCGCCGAAGCGCCCCGGAACCGCGACCGCGCCTCCGGCGGCCGGGAAAACCGCCCCGAAACCCGCGCCTCCCGCCGGAGCCCAGGCGCCGCGCCCGGCCAAGAAGCCCGGCTCCTGAGATGCCCGAATCCGTCTTTCTCCTGCGCGCGCCCCTGCCGCCCGGGTCGCCGGACGAGGCCGCGCGCCGTCTGCTGGAGGCCCTCGCGTTCCGGCCCGCGCCCGGGTCCCGCGTGCTGCTCAAGCCGAACCTCGTGGCCCCGCGCAACGCCCGCCTGTCCTGCACGAGCCCGGCCGTGGTCCGGGCCGTGTGCGCCGCGCTCCTCGACCTGGGACTCAAAATCACCCTGGCCGACTCCCCGGCCTTCGGCTCCGCCGCCCAGGTCGCCCGCGCCGCCGGACTGGACGAGGCCGTGCGGCCCCTGGGCCTCGCGGTGCGCTCCCTGCGCCGCCCCGAGCCCCTGCGCCTGTCCTTCGGCGGGAGCATCGGCCTGTCCCGCGACGCCCTGGAGCAGGACGCCATCCTCAACCTGCCCCGGCTCAAGGCCCACGCCCAGATGCGGGTCACGGCCTCGGTGAAGAACCTCTTCGGCTGCGTGACCGGCTGCCGCAAGGCCCTGGCCCACGCCCGGATCGGCGACAGCGGCGACCTCTTCGCCCGGCTCATCGCCGAGGTCATGCTCGCCCTGCCGCCGGTGGCCACGATCCTCGACGCCGTGGTGCCCATGCACCGCACCGGCCCGATCAAGGGCGACCCCTTCGCCCTGGGCCTGCTGGCGGCCTCGGCCGATCCCGTGGCCCTGGACACCGCCGTCTACGGGCTTCTGGGGCTCACCCCCGAACGCGTGCCGCTCTGGGGCGAATGCCGTCGCCGGGGCCTGCCCGGCGCGGACCCGGCGGAGATCGACTTCCCCCTGGAGCAACCGGACGCCTTCGACGCCTCCGGCTTTCTCCTGCCTGACCCCCTGGAGCCCATCGAGTTCAAGCTCCTGCGCCTTGTCCGGGGACGCCTGAGGAGCCTTCTCGGCCGCTGATTCCCCCTTGCCTCGACGCCGCCCGGAGGCTATTTGCTGGGGAGACATGAACGGCGTCGTGCGCAGAAAACTCACCGTCAGCGGCCAGGTCCAGGGCGTGGGCTTCCGCCCCTTCGTCTTCCGCCTGGCCGCCGAGCACGGGCTCACCGGCCTGACCCGCAACACCCCCGAGGGCGTCTCCGTGGAGATCCAGGGCCGCCTGGAGGCTGTGGAGTCCTTCGCCCTGGACCTGCGGGACAAGCTGCCGCCCCTGGCGCGCATCGTCACCTTGTCCAGCGAGGACATGGCCCGCCTGGACGGCGAGGCGGGCTTCGTCATCGCCGCGAGCGCCCCGGGCGAGGGCCACAACGTGCTCATCAGCCCGGACACGGCCACCTGCCCGGACTGCCTGCGCGAGATATTCGACCCCGCCGACCGCCGCTACCTCTACCCCTTCACCAACTGCACCAACTGCGGCCCGCGCTGGACCATCACCCGCTCCATCCCCTACGACCGCCCGTTCACCTCCATGGCCTGCTTTCCCATGTGCCCGGAGTGCGGACACGAGTACCACGATCCGGCCGACCGCCGCTTCCACGCCCAGCCCAACGCCTGCCCGGTCTGCGGCCCCAAGGTATGGCTCACGGACCGCGCGGGCGTCCGCCTGGCCGAGGGCCCCGAGGCCCTGCCCTTCCTGGCCCGCGAGCTGGCCGCCGGACGCATCGCGGCCATCAAGGGCCTGGGCGGCTTCCACCTCTCCTGCGACGCCTGCGACGCGGCCGCCACGGCCGAGCTGCGCCGCCGCAAGCACCGCCCGGCCAAGCCCCTGGCGATCATGGTCCCGGACCTGGACGCAGCCCGCCGCCTGGTCCGCGTCTCGCCGGAAGAAGAGCCCTGGCTCACCGGGATGCAGCGGCCCATCCTGCTCCTGCACCGCGCCGAGGGCGCGCCGCTCTCCCCGGACATCGCGCCGGACACGGATTTCGTGGGCCTCATGCTGCCCTACACGCCGCTGCACCACGTCCTGCTGCGCCACTACGCCGAGGCCGTCGGCCCCGGCCGCGTCCCGGCCCTGGTCATGACCTCCGGCAACCTCTCCTCCGCGCCCATCTGCCTGGGCAACCGCGAGGCCCTGCGCCGCCTGGCGGACATCGCCGACGTCTTCCTCCTGCACGACCGGGACATCCTCGTGCGCACCGACGACTCGGTCATGCGCCTGCACCCGGACACGGCCAAGCCGATCCTCATCCGCCGGGCGCGGGGCTTCACGCCCTCGCCGGTGTTCCTGGCCCAGGACGGCCCCACGGCCCTGGGCGTCGGCCCGGAGCTCAAGGCCACCCTGAGCCTGACCAAGGGCGCGGCCGCCTTCACGAGCCAGCACATCGGCGACATGGAGAACCTGGAGACCCTGGCCTTCCACCGCGAGGTCCTGGCCCACCTGGAGGACGTGCTGCGCGTGCGCCCGGAGATCGTGGTCCGCGACCAGCACCCGGACTACATGACCACCACCCTGGCCGCCGAGATCGCGGCCGAGCGCGGCCTGCCCCTGGCCGCGATCCAGCACCACTACGCCCACATTCACGCCGTGCTGGCCGAAAATCGCCACGGGGAGGCCGCCCTGGGCCTGGCCCTGGACGGCACGGGCTACGGCGAGGACCGGACCATCTGGGGCGGGGAATGCCTCTACGTGGACCCCTCGGAGCTGGAGCACCAGCGCCTGGCCCATTTCTCCACCTTCCGCCTGCCCGGCGGCGAGGCCGCCGTGCGCGAACCCTGGCGCATCGCCCAGGCTCTGCTCTGGGAACTGGGCCTGCGCGAGCCCGAGCCCTGGTGGCCCTGGCGCGCGGCCTTCGGCCCGGCCAGCGACTTCCTGCCCCAGCTCCTGGAGCGCGGGGTGAACTGCCCGATCACCACCAGCTGCGGCCGCCTCTTCGACGGCGTCTCGGCCCTGCTGGGGCTCTGCCCGGCCATCAGCTACGAGGGCCAGGCCGCCATCCTCCTGGAGAAGGTCCAGGACCTCTCCGAGACCGAGGCCTACCCCTGCCCCATGCTGGCCGACGACGACCCGGCCGTGCTGGACACCCTGACCCTCTTCCGCCACGTGCTGGACGACCTCCGCGCGGGCGTGCCGGTCCCGAGCATCGCCCGGCGCTTCCACCTGGGCCTCGTGCAGGGGCTGGCCGACCTAGCCGCCGGGTTCGCCGGGGTCCTCGGCGTGCCCTTCGTGGGCCTCTCCGGCGGGGTCATGCAGAACCTGACCCTGGCCGTGGAGCTGCCCCGGGCCCTCTGGGAGCGCGGCCTGGAACCCCTGGTCCACACCCAGCTCCCGCCCAACGACGCCTGCATCTCCCTGGGCCAGGCCGTGTACGGCCGCCGCCTGCTGCAACTGGGGAAAATATAGCGGGGCCGCCGCCCCGCACCCCGCCCGGGGGCCCGCGGCCCCCCGGACCCCGCATCGGCGTTCCATGCCCGCATCCGGGCATGGAACGCGAGGAAAAAAACATGAAAACGCTCCTGCTGAAAAAAAACGAAGAAAGACGTATCCGCGAGGGCCACTGCTGGATCTTCAGCAACGAGGTGGATACGGCCAAGACGCCCCTGAAGGCCTTCGAGCCCGGCGAGTGCGCCCGGGTGGAGGCCGCCGGAGGCCGTCCCCTGGGGCTGGCCACGGTCAATCCCGGGGCCCTCATCTGCGGCCGCCTCGTCAGCCGGGACGCCCGCGACCGCCTGGATCCGGAATTCTTCCGGGAACGCGTGCGGACCGCCCTGGAGCTGCGTGAGCGCTGCTTCGACAAACCCTTCTACCGGCTCGTGTTCAGCGAGTCCGACTTCCTGCCCGGGCTCGTGGTGGACCGTTTCGGCGGCCTGCTCTCGGTCCAACTCCTCACGGCGGGCATGGAGCGCGCCCGCGAGGCCATATTGGAGGCCCTGCGCGGCGTGGTCCGGCCCGCGGGCATCCTGCTCAAGAACGACTCGCGTTCCCGTGAGCTGGAGGGCCTGCCCAAGGAAGTGAGCGTGGCCTGGGGCGAGGCGTCGGAGGAGGTCGAGATCGAGGAGAACGGCGCGCGCTTCGCCGTGTCCCCGGCCTCGGGCCAGAAGACCGGCTGGTACTACGACATGCGCGCCAACCGGGCCTCCCTGCTGCCCTTCGCGGCCGGGAAACGGGTGCTGGACGCCTTCTGCTACGCCGGGGCCCTGGGCGTGGCCGCGGCCCGGGCCGGAGCCGAGGCCGTGACCTGCCTGGACGCCTCGGGACCGGCCCTGGAGGCCGTGGCCCGCAACGCCGCGCTCAACGGCGTGGCCGGGCGGGTGGAATGCATGAAGGCCGACGCCTTCGAGGCCCTGTCCGCGATGCTCGACCAGGGGCGGCGCTTCGACCTCGTCAGCCTGGACCCCCCGGCCTTCATCCAGCGCCGCAAGGACGTGGAGGTCGGCACGACGGCCTACCGCAAGGCCAACCGCCTGGCCCTGGGCCTGGTGGAGCACGGCGGGCTGTTCCTGACCTGCTCCTGCTCCCAGCACCTCTCCCGCGACGATCTGCGCCGGGTGCTCCAGCGCGCGGCCCAGGAGGCCCGGGTGCGGGTGCGGATCATCCGCCAGGGCCACCAGGACATGGACCACCCGGTGCATCCGGCCATGCCCGAGACCGACTACCTGAAGGGCTTCCTGGTCCAGGTGCTGCGCGACTGAACGTGGCGAATATGAAAAAAGCCCCCGGAGCGGATGCGCCGGGGGCTTTCATGTGTCCGTCGGACGGAATCAGCGGGCGGCCAGAATCTCGCCCAGGGCCGCCAAGTACTGCTCCAGCATGTCCGGGGTGATGTCGCCCATGTGGCCGATGCGGAACACGGGCCGCAGCCCCTTGGCTTCCAGGTCCGTGTTCAGCTTGCCGTAGCCGGGGTCGAAGAGATAGCCTCGGGAGCGCACGGCCTCCTTGATCTTCTTCAGGTCCGCGACGCTCATGCCCCGGGGCGGCCGCAGGGTGGTCATGGTGGGCGAACGGAAGCCCTCCGGCGCGAAGAGTTCGAAGCCGGACTGCCGGGCGGCCCAGGCCTGGACCATGTCGCGCATGGCCGCGTGCCGCCGGTAGCGGTTCTCGATGCCCTCCACGTTCACGATGTAGTCCAACTGCACGGCCATCTGGTTGGCCAGCCCGCCGTTGGGCGTGGTCAGGGTCTGGTGCTTGCGGGCCGTGTTCAACTGGTTGAGGATGTCCGAGGAATGGCCCCGGTTCTGGACCCGGGCGGCCTTGTCCAGGGCCTCGGCCGAGACGAAGGCGATGCCGAATCCG
Proteins encoded in this window:
- the cysQ gene encoding 3'(2'),5'-bisphosphate nucleotidase CysQ, with the translated sequence MNPLFDPLCALARRAGQAIMEVRARGFHVEYKADHSPLTEADKASQAVLAEGLAALLPDVPVLSEEGREIPHAERRAWSRFLLVDPLDGTKEFVKELGEFCVCVALMRDGYPELGVVHAPAPDRTWFGGAGLGAFRREGDGPAVAVVVREPDPSGLVAVASRSHNTPELDAYLEKLPVRERITAGSAIKFCLLAEGSADIYARFGPTMEWDTAAGQAVVEGAGGTMTLHDGRRFFYNKESLLNPGFLALGRRTPPASR
- the hypF gene encoding carbamoyltransferase HypF, yielding MNGVVRRKLTVSGQVQGVGFRPFVFRLAAEHGLTGLTRNTPEGVSVEIQGRLEAVESFALDLRDKLPPLARIVTLSSEDMARLDGEAGFVIAASAPGEGHNVLISPDTATCPDCLREIFDPADRRYLYPFTNCTNCGPRWTITRSIPYDRPFTSMACFPMCPECGHEYHDPADRRFHAQPNACPVCGPKVWLTDRAGVRLAEGPEALPFLARELAAGRIAAIKGLGGFHLSCDACDAAATAELRRRKHRPAKPLAIMVPDLDAARRLVRVSPEEEPWLTGMQRPILLLHRAEGAPLSPDIAPDTDFVGLMLPYTPLHHVLLRHYAEAVGPGRVPALVMTSGNLSSAPICLGNREALRRLADIADVFLLHDRDILVRTDDSVMRLHPDTAKPILIRRARGFTPSPVFLAQDGPTALGVGPELKATLSLTKGAAAFTSQHIGDMENLETLAFHREVLAHLEDVLRVRPEIVVRDQHPDYMTTTLAAEIAAERGLPLAAIQHHYAHIHAVLAENRHGEAALGLALDGTGYGEDRTIWGGECLYVDPSELEHQRLAHFSTFRLPGGEAAVREPWRIAQALLWELGLREPEPWWPWRAAFGPASDFLPQLLERGVNCPITTSCGRLFDGVSALLGLCPAISYEGQAAILLEKVQDLSETEAYPCPMLADDDPAVLDTLTLFRHVLDDLRAGVPVPSIARRFHLGLVQGLADLAAGFAGVLGVPFVGLSGGVMQNLTLAVELPRALWERGLEPLVHTQLPPNDACISLGQAVYGRRLLQLGKI
- a CDS encoding ABC transporter ATP-binding protein, with the protein product MGKAAGSRLLVRLDGAGVTREGRALLRDAHWRPVPGQHWAVLGANGAGKTTFLRLVRGDLAPDDPGARTYLLGGRKQDTPIGLRRRVGLVTSVQQDFYTLDESGITALDAVLAGFFDTPLLYEEPTPAMRAAAQEALALMGAGRLAARPMRGLSQGQARRVLLARALAPRPDILILDEFLDGLDRRARTRALEAVDRAAARTMLLCAAHRPEDLPDCLTHALILDHGEVLASGPAPEVLPLYGADAAPADPGRWRLIPARPREKVLLRIRDAEVWLDGAPVLSDISWEVRAGENWAVLGPNGAGKSTLLRLVLALESPAAVNGPSGTVERFGLGEEEGVLAAQARMALVSPALQATYAYDLAAEEVVWSGFRGSIGLWEEPDEDERARAAEAMEFLGLTALAGRRLRSLSYGQQRKVFLARALVAAPDLLLLDEPFSGLDAASRAEARALLERLAEAGQRFLLVTHRPADMPRAVNRVLVLEEGRIAFSGTRAEFDAREREIRD
- a CDS encoding DUF362 domain-containing protein produces the protein MPESVFLLRAPLPPGSPDEAARRLLEALAFRPAPGSRVLLKPNLVAPRNARLSCTSPAVVRAVCAALLDLGLKITLADSPAFGSAAQVARAAGLDEAVRPLGLAVRSLRRPEPLRLSFGGSIGLSRDALEQDAILNLPRLKAHAQMRVTASVKNLFGCVTGCRKALAHARIGDSGDLFARLIAEVMLALPPVATILDAVVPMHRTGPIKGDPFALGLLAASADPVALDTAVYGLLGLTPERVPLWGECRRRGLPGADPAEIDFPLEQPDAFDASGFLLPDPLEPIEFKLLRLVRGRLRSLLGR
- a CDS encoding TSUP family transporter, coding for MSAAWRTAVILCLCLPGLVLAAAPDLPRILGGEASPFVPTPEIPGLFVLALLLGFFGGSVSAASGACGGFLAVPALMGLGLRGVLAAGSELLALGLYGLLGGLDHLRSGKLHGRLALFLGLGALPGAAAGAFLTARLYLDNPDRSDLFMALAQILTLGALAALALRDLLRHLRGGAVKKAPPEDEEQPRRRGPKEAGGERGGAPEKTLEAEPSAGPKGFLALLRNPADPSQGAVSALIPLGLGLVSGFLLAAAGSCGGAPGLPALLGFLGFAPAPAVGAEMIQTGLAAGLATAFYAPAGLLIYTVASGLLLGLLSGLRLSKPVIRFIDPGNLKGFALAVVLAVLCNRLLTLPAILRRAGLADLPVGLDDPLHAAAGFLVFMVPLAFALWVQITLFSNLTALRHGAGITGSRARPLLLSALFTVLALALLAGMALAPARDGESLLDTVDGLLLSRLKGQGPRTGDLEARLRGLDGRSLRLDLAFPDQRQATAAAAIIAGYGFNVAPSRDRVQVPYLDTKYFALQALADAEAIYRRDGRAVLMSLGLPERPALRDLWRLCRTLEAELARKRMDESAVLYRRLLSEALEPAYNLEYVRPQTGPLGWSLFLVGCCALATLGLLWRAGGNLLLTGLGVAFLRDPVIPMPPPEEPGQPGPTEKTPSKAEAAPKAEAPKKAPAPEAQPEAAPPPQAGEAAPGPRPEAATQSTAEAPAPPATEAVPPKQAKPVAQGKATSPQQAAPTAQAEATPPKQAKSDAAQATAEQKAAPKAKPAPQTEAAPKRPGTATAPPAAGKTAPKPAPPAGAQAPRPAKKPGS
- a CDS encoding class I SAM-dependent rRNA methyltransferase, giving the protein MKTLLLKKNEERRIREGHCWIFSNEVDTAKTPLKAFEPGECARVEAAGGRPLGLATVNPGALICGRLVSRDARDRLDPEFFRERVRTALELRERCFDKPFYRLVFSESDFLPGLVVDRFGGLLSVQLLTAGMERAREAILEALRGVVRPAGILLKNDSRSRELEGLPKEVSVAWGEASEEVEIEENGARFAVSPASGQKTGWYYDMRANRASLLPFAAGKRVLDAFCYAGALGVAAARAGAEAVTCLDASGPALEAVARNAALNGVAGRVECMKADAFEALSAMLDQGRRFDLVSLDPPAFIQRRKDVEVGTTAYRKANRLALGLVEHGGLFLTCSCSQHLSRDDLRRVLQRAAQEARVRVRIIRQGHQDMDHPVHPAMPETDYLKGFLVQVLRD